In Patagioenas fasciata isolate bPatFas1 chromosome 11, bPatFas1.hap1, whole genome shotgun sequence, the genomic stretch agcacagcaatacttgtgtATACTTCCAAAGCAGGGTGTATTAGGTtatagaagtggaaaaaaatatatttatagtaTAAACAAGGAACATTTAAAGATGTGAGACGTAAAGGAGCTATTTTAGATGCCACTCAGGAAAGACCTTGCATGTTTTATTAATCACtattgaaaataaaacattgaGAGGTTTGAAATTTGTTGAACTTTCTTCCCAAATAAGAAAGGGTTCGAGTTGAAAGAGGAAGTTGCAAAAAATGTAACAAGCTAGAGCACCTAATTCTCTGAGGCTCTTATAAAAACAACTGTCAGCAAATTTAGCCCTTGCTGTGCAGTACTGGGATGGTAAAATATCTGTTTGCTATTCAAAATTAGTgatcatttttccactgtgaacaattttcagtttgtttctcTCTTGCAAACATTTCGCTCTATTTCATGTTATTGAATCTTTAGATTTGATATTTGAGCTATACTATTAGCaatttaaaatattgaaattcTGTGCCAATAAATGCTATACCAAAGTACCTGCAGTGAATAATGACACTGCTCAAACAGCAAATTGTTCATTAAACATAAGCTAAAGGAGAAATCCCCTGGTattgtttgactccctgtttggatGATCtagctttctctttcccttcttaCTACCACTTGAAACTAATaaaaaaaagcagttattttGTGTGAACAAAAGGCTTTTAAGTTAATCAGAACTTGTGTTCTCAGATGGCCAGCTgtggaaaacaataaataaaacagaaagtgAGCTGCAGATAGAGCAAATCCAGGTGATAAGGAAAACAATGATTAGAATTGTCTAataaagggacaagaaaaatataaaatacatttcaagCCCTGAACTATATAAATACTCATCAGTCTCAGTTTATATTTTTGCTGCTTATAATGAGTAAAAGGTTGATTTATCTCAGCATTGCCAGCTGAAACCACAGCTGGGAGTGTTTTTCTGTATCCATCAAGCGAGGGTTTCCCCTTCCTGAGTGTAAATCACTGAGCTCTCCCTCATTTCATGGTCCTGTGAATTGCTCAGAGGGTCTGTTTAAAGAAAAGATTGTTCCTTTGTGATTTTGGCATGGTCCAAGCCAGTTTCTTCCCGCTCGCTTTGGGAACAGCACGATGGATGCTTCGCGTTGTTGTCACCATTAAACACGGCGGCTCACAGGACGCAGCTTCCCACCCCTCAGCATGTGCTGAGACATAATGCAGGGAGATGCTGCCCGTGAAATACGTATTGAGAGACCGGTGAGTTGGATGTATTGCAAGGTACTGAGTAAGGGTTGGTTTTAAGGCAAATGACAAAAGGATGAATTCCAAAAGCCAGAAATTTCAGGCATCATCAatcattttcttcttaaaaaaaacccaaccaccaccaccaccaccaaaacacacTAATGAGTTAAATTTAATTTATGTGATGACCTTGTTTCTTTAAAACAGCATCTTGAACTTGAAAGCTAACtagtttggaaaaaagaaaaagttaagtaGTTATAGGTCACCTCCTTGCTCTTCTTTAACACAGTCCATTTGTCTTGCAGATTTTAAACCACGCTGCTCTGTTTTTCCCTCTGTTGTTGATATGTAGGAAATCTATAGAAAAATTAGAAGTGTGCCTACAAAATGCTGCTACAAGTACATATTTTGTCCATATAATCACTTTCAGAAATAGTCAatatacatttaaagaaaaatactctaaaaaaataatgatttttaaaaaatctccctTTGAAGAGACACTGTAAGGCCGGAGCTTGCATATGAACAGATCTCTCCCCAAGTTTCTAAGAACACTTTCTAAACTGCCATTTAGAAGTGTTCAATCACTACTTTTCACTATTTATGCTCTTTGTTtactttttgcctttattttccaGTCTTGTGACTGGGCATATCTGGTAAATTTTGCTTGCTCAGTATAGCTCACATCACTCTCCTCCTGTCTTGCTGGAGCTTAGAGCCATCCCCACGAGAAGTCACTTCTCTTCAAAGTAGACTTGAatgatttttattaataaaaacccACATTGTAATCCTAGACTATTTGACTTTGTCCCTTTCAAAAAGGGAATTACTTGGGACAACCTATTTCTTAAATCACAGTTTCTAAACTCTCACCCCAAAGAGCAAATTCTGCAGGTTCCTTTGCTGAATGAGCATGGGATTTTTAAGGAAGATGTACAGACAACATGGAAGAGCCTCTCATACAACCTGCTTGCTGAATTTCAGCGATGCCCCTTATGACCAGcttattttcttgccttttttgcttcttttcaggGCTGCGGAAAACAATTTCTGTCGGCTCCATCAAAGCGTCGTGGCGGATTTCCCTTTGGAAGTCAGAGCCTGTTTCAAACGTCTCTTCAAGTCCTGCATATTTGGGGACTTGGGCCGGACAAGGTGGAGGCCTCTTCGTTTCTCTCCGTTGCAGCTCCCGATCATCCTGCTGacctcctggcagagctgctggaaggcTTCGTGCACTCCCTCGCAGTTCTCCCGGGCTGAGACTTCGTAGTAAGTACCTCCCAGTTCACTGGCCAGCTGGAGTCCTTCTTTGGAGGACACCTGCCTGGCTCGCAGGAGGTCTCCTTTGTTCGCCATCAGAAGCAGGGGGATGTTGGCGTTGGGGTGGATCTTGCGGATGTGCTGGTGCAGGGGCCGGATGACTCGGTAGCTCTCGTAGTCTGTGATGGAGTAAACAAAAACGAAGCCATCCGCCCAGTAGATTGAACGGTTTATCTGCTCTTGGCAGCAGATGCTGTCAGTGTCATCCTGCCGTCAAAACCGAGAGGTGTGAGATTAGAAAACTGAAAAACGGGAGCAGACAGAGCAAAGAGTCGTATAGCACTGTTAGCTACTCAGAGCTTCATTTTAACGTGTGGCTGTTTCTCAATGTACAGGCAGAAACCCCTCTGACCGCTGGGGAATCTACCAGGGACAGGAGAAACCTCCACTGTGACAGTAACGTGGTGACAGGTAAGCAGTACAGGAGTGGAGAGGGGTCAGAACAAATTGCTTGAAAATAAGAGAACAGACAAAATATTCATATTGAAAAgttttttctgtgttctgttgTGCTAAATCAGTGTGACAGAAACCCACGCTTTCATTGTGGATAAAATAATGAAGAGCACCATAAGAGCCTTATAAAATTCAGCAGTCTAGTGACACTACTGCAAATGAACTGTTGTCCCCCAAGGtgattttttaggtttttttcgaGTTCTGTGCTCAATGTCTCCATGGACGGGGATTCTCACTTACTCCGGTGAAGCCTGACAGGTTTTTCTACCATGTAGGTCTCCAGATAGTCAAAGGCAAAGCTCCTCTGAGAAAGCAATTTGTTACCAATCACCAATTCCTGGAACTTAAAAGGAGGTGAAATCTCATTGCTCATTTGTAGAGCAGCAATGGGTTTATGTTATTATTTTGCTGCTCAGAGGTTTGTTCAGTCTATCACTGCTCCTACTCAGCCAGCCATAACAACCACCAGTGCTGGGAATATAAAACTGAATACAATAGCGTGGGGACTTGAAAAGAGATCAGCTCACTTTTCAAGATGAAGCTATTTTCAGCTAATCTTCTACTCTTTGTTATCCATGCTGGCGTGTAACCCAACGAGACGGGGAGATCACTGCTTTAGTTATTGCCAGTATGCTCAGTCTGGAAGAACTGACATTCCTGTCAATACTACAGGTTGCCTGGAACTTTGTAATTTCTTCCATATCCATCAAGGCCCTAAGCATATTCACTATTCAGCTCTTGATGAAGTTGGTAGGAATTAATGGTTTTTGTGGATTTTAGGGGGAGCTCAGCATCAGGAGTACAGAGCCCAgacttttattattattgctaaaTTCTATTCAAGACAACTGCAACAACTTCAGTAAGACTATTAGAACATATGTTCTGTTATCTAATTATCTATAGAATATATATCAGCCATTCACACTCATTTTAACAGAATTTGCGTGTGCTCAGCAATCTCCCCAAACACATCACTTTTGTTTAGACACCTAAATATGAATTATAAAGCCTAACTTCAAGAAGCAGAGGTGGAAAAGAATGAGTAAAGCCGGTCAGTTCTTTTATGGTAGATCGGGTAGTAAAAAAAGGATGAGCAACAAGGCTTGTGGGAAGCAGGAAGCAGAATTTCTGAAGGCTCAGAGTATAAATCAGGCTTACAACTTTCAACAGGAGTTCTGCTAACTAACTGCCTTTCATAAATATTTCAGTATTGCCCACAGAGACTTCGGCTTATTGTATCTAGTAGTTCTTTGCCCTTGCCAGCTCATAGTTAACACTAAATCCTGTTAGCAGTGAAATTGTTGAACAGATGCTCTTATTGCTCCTCTCGCTCCCCAAAACCCTCAAACCCCAACAGAGTTGCACACAGAATCAGAGGGATCCTCACTAGCAGCCTTGTTTGAAAGGCTAATGAGAGTGAACTCAAGCCAGGACAGGGCAGGCTGTGGGAAGAAGGGCAATTTGCGCTGTTAGTGTCTGGGTTGTATCCAATCTGTAGATAATTAGCCACCCTTCATGTCCTGCTAGCCTCTTTTCACCAGCAAACTCCTTTCACGGGGGAAAAAGAACTCATTGCTCTGGCAAGcgtttgaaaatgtttttggaGAAGGTGTACATTCAGACAGCCCTAATGAGCAGAAACTCTCAGTTACTCCAGCTAGGCCCACCCAGCAGTGAGATGGATGGATAATCCCCAACGGAATGCTTTATTCAGGAAAATCAAAGGCTAATGGGctgctttttaaatggaaatctCT encodes the following:
- the LOC136106464 gene encoding ras-like protein family member 11A-like — protein: MRLISQDTMSQYSTNFLLLPIPEYPVLDCVPNKIIKLVVLGGSSVGKTALVVRFLTKRFIGDYEANTGALYSRKFTIDGEQISLQVQDTPFVSLEDDTDSICCQEQINRSIYWADGFVFVYSITDYESYRVIRPLHQHIRKIHPNANIPLLLMANKGDLLRARQVSSKEGLQLASELGGTYYEVSARENCEGVHEAFQQLCQEVSRMIGSCNGEKRRGLHLVRPKSPNMQDLKRRLKQALTSKGKSATTL